The nucleotide sequence GATATGGGCAACAAATGGTCGCTATGGTATTGATTATCCACTTGAAAAGATTGAGGACTTTAAGAAGGATGCAGAAAGAAAATTGCGAAACCGATTAATAGAACTCATTCATGAAAAACAACACGTGGTGATTGACTTCAGTTTTTGGGATCGTGATAGGAGAAATCTCTATAAACAAATTATTGAAAAAGCCGGCGGTAAATGGAAGCTTGTTTATTTGAACGTACACCCTGATGACTTACGTGAGCGACTTAAGATAAGAAGCCAACGTTTTGATGCAAATTCTTTCCCGATTACAGAAGAGACTTTAATTTCCTACCTTAAAGGCTTCGAAACTCCAAAAGGTGAAGGAGAAATTGTGATTGAGAATTAGAGGATTTCTTTTTAATACATTCAATATGAATTTTACTTTTTAACGATTGGGTGCATTTCCACAATGGAAATGCACCTTTTTTTGAGGTTAAAACGATCTAAGAATATAAGAACGATGTCAATAAGAACGGCATGAAAAACAGTATATTTGGTTGTGTTTTGGATTTTTTATTAAACCTAATCATGACCAAATCAGGGTGTAATTTCTTTTGATTGTTATGGGACAAGCTGTTGCTGTTTTGGCACACAACTTGCATGTATATATTAGAATTTTCAAATAATAGGTAGCTTCCATTTTAACCAAATTTTAAAAAAGGGCTATCTAAAATAATGAAGGAGAGATGCAATTTTGAACAAAAAATGGATGGCTGCAACACTATCTCTTGCACTAGGATTAACCTTATCTACATCTTCTGTAAGCTTTGCGAAGAAAAGGGATGACATTCAAGGAAATTTAGTAATCGCTGGAGGAGCTTTAGGGAGCAGCAACAAAGCGGTTTATAACGAGTTTATTCAACTGGCTGGCGGTAAGAAAGATGCCAAGATTGGTATTATACCAGCAGCGAGCAGCTCTCTGAAATCTTCACTAAGTTTCAAAAAAGATTTGGTTTCGTATGGAGTGGATGAAGAACAGATTGAGATCGTACCTCTTGCTAATCGTGATTTTAGCGGTACACCAGAAGATGAATCCAAGTGGAGGAAGAACGCCAATAGTGACCGTATAGCAGACGGAATTGAAGACTTAAGCGCGATCTGGTTTGTTGGAGGAGATCAGCTGCGGATCACGGATACTTTAGTAAAACCGAATGGAGATCAAACGAAAGCGTTAGAAGCCATATGGAAGGTGTATCGTGAAGGAGGTGTTATCGGAGGTACGAGTGCAGGGGCAGCCATTATGAGCGATGTGATGATTACAGGTGGTGACAGCTTAGGTGCTTTAAACAATGAGTTTGTTACGAAAGATAAGGCAGGTTCTAGCGAAGAATACGAACCTGTTTATCTTGAAAAAGGTCTAGGGTTCTTTAAGTACGGAATAGTGGATCAGCATTTTGATGAACGTGCTCGCCTAGGCCGTTTAGTGATGACAGCCCTAAAAGAAAAAGCAACAGGACAGTATGCTTATGGCGTGGATGAAGATACCGCACTTGTTGTAAACAACAAAGAAAAAACAGTGAAGGTTGTCGGAAGAAGCGGGGTATCGGTAATAGATGTAAGTAAGGCTAAAGTCATCGATTCAAAAAAAGCTCATTTCAAAGACGTTTATATCAGCCATCTCGTTTCAGGTGATCAACAAAATGTATCAACAAAAGAATTTATTGTGAGTGACCATAAAGATGTAACGAACGGATATGAATATTACGAATTTAAACCCCTCGACGCGACAGGCGTGTTTACTTCTTACGGCAGGTTAAAAGAATACATTGCTTATTCATTGGTCGATAATGCAACAACGAATGCTGTAAAGAGTTATTTATATGATTCTGCTGGTGATGGTTTTCAGGTTGTGTTTAGAAAAACAGAGAATACAAAGGGCTATTGGGGCTATAAAGACGGACAAAAAGACGATTATTCGTTTACAAACGTCGCATTTGATGTAGAACCTAAAAAGGTGAGTTTTACAGAAAATAAGAATGCCTTCTCAGCATACAAGCCTTCAGAGTTTATTGCACCCGTTATTGACCGTTCACAGCCAGTCAAAGGAAAACTTTTGATTGCTGGTGGATCTTTAGGCAGTTCAAACGCTGATGTTTATGAGAAATTTATCAATCTTGCGAAACAAAAAGAGGATTCAAGAGTTGGAATTATTCCTGCCGCAAGTTCAAGCTTAGCATCTTCAAAAACCTTCAAAGAAGATCTCGTTCGTTATGGAATGCATGCAGAGCATATAGAAATTCTGCCGCTCTCCATCACAAATGACAAAAAAACACCTGAAGATGAGTCCAAATGGGCAGACCTAAATAAAAACAGTGAAGCACTTGCTCAAAAAATAGAGCAGTTAGATGCGGTGTGGTTTGTAGGTGGAGATCAAACCAAAATTACAGCTTCGTTATTGAACGAGGACGGTAGCAATTCTAAAGCGTTGGATGCCATCTGGGAGACGTATAGAAATGGAGCTGTCCTTGGCGGCACGAGTGCCGGAGCTGCGATCATGAGTGATGTTATGATTGCCGGGGGTGGAAGTTACGATACACTTGCAGCAGGGTTTACAGAAACGTATGACGGAATGCTGCAGCAAGAAGGCGGGCCTGGTTATTTGGAACGAGGACTTGGTTTCTTTGAGTATGGTATTGTGGATCAGCACTTTGATAACAAAGCGCGTCTTGGCCGATTGATTGCGGTCTCTGATGAAAAAGGCGATCCTGGTAAACTTTCATATGGCATTGATGAGGATACAGCTCTAGTCGTATACAACGAAGAGAAAAAAGCAGAAGTTGTAGGCAGGGGTGGGGTAACTTTAGTTGATCTATCCAAACAGGTAAAAAGTCCAGACCTTGGTCAGAGTCAGTTTAAGAATATTAAGCTATCGTGGATCAATCAAGGCGATGAGCTCGATCTTGCAACAAAGAAAATATCAATTAACGATAGCAAAGACAGCACAACAGGCTATGAGTATTATGATCATAAAGTACCGCCTCATTCAGGTGTCTTGAGTGCTCACGGCGTGTTAAACAAGTTCATCTCTTACAATCTAGTAGATAATGCTGGAGCGGAGAGTGTAAAAAGTTACAGTTTCAATGACGGTAAAGGATTTGAGTTGAACTTTAGAAAAACGGCTGAAACAGAGGGCTATTGGGGATATACGGACGGTCAGAAAGATGATTATTCTTTTATAAATGTATCTTTGGATATAACCCCTGTAAACGTAAAAATAGATTAATTGAATCATGTAATTACCTTTCAAACCGATCAGACAAAAATCTGGTCGGTTTGATCGTGTTTAGAGCTTAGAAAATTGAATATGTTTGTTGTTGTTTTCAGGTGTAGGAGTATATTCAGTTCGAACTTTGTCGAAATTTATCAACTCGCCGATATACGAGCAAAACTCGCCGGATTATTGTTAAATCTCGCTGAATTAAGCTCGATATTTCTAGAATTAATTATGTAATATCTTGGATTAATAGCTTAAATACCCAGATGGGTATAACGTAAGAGTAGTTTATGAACAAAAAAAAGGCTGCCTCCAAATTTAAAAAACAAATCTAGCTTTTTTTTAATCTTTTGTATGTATTTTTATTACGTTTTTCATCAAACTTTGAACGAAATTTGAAAATACATCCATCTTTATCACAACAGCTTTAAACAAAGACATTTTCCGTCCTTTTCACGGATTCTAAAGTACCACTTTCATAGAATTTCTGCTATAGTAAACAGGGATAAGATTGTAATGTATGAGGAGGAAGAACCGTGGAAAGTAAAATTGAAGTTCTTTCGACGCTAAAAGTAGACAAGTCCAGTGATTTGTACAAAGTAGTATCTGAACTGAACAAAACATTAAAGCACCAAGATTTGATGTTTGGTCTCGCGTTAGATGACGAAAATAAAAATAAGATGATTTTTACGATCTATCGCACATAGGAAGGCTTAAATATGGGAAAAAAGTGGATACTTGTTATTATTGGAATCCTTCTCTTAGCAAGCTGGCAAGCCTATTATCTTTATAATGGCGTGCAAGCCAAGCCTGCAAAGAAAGAAGCAGAAGCTGTTGATATCGCAAAAAGAGAAAAAAATCTTGTCTCGATTACAAATGTGGAACACTTTTTTAAGAATGAAACTTATTATGTAGTAGAAGGCAAGAACGAAAACGGCACAGATATGGTCGTTTGGGTCGGAAAAGATAAAGAAGTTACTTCCGAGATCGCAAAAAAAGGGTTATCAGAGAAACAAATTCTTGATTTTGTAAAAACAAACTATGATGCAAAGGAAATTATCGACAGCCGTTTAGGTATGGAAGATGGTATTCCATTGTGGGAAGTTGTTTATTATGATGATCAAGGTCGCTACACCTATTATTATGGATATTTTGAAACGGGAAAACGTTACGAAATCTATCGTCTTAAAGAAGCTGAGCAATAATAAAAAGTGGAGGGATTTAGTAGTATGAAACTTGCAAAACGTGTGGAGGCATTAACTCCTTCAACAACTCTGGCAATCACAGCAAAGGCAAACCAATTAAAATCAGAAGGGCACGATGTAATCGCACTTGGGGCTGGTGAACCCGACTTTAATACACCAATACATATTATTGAAGCTGCATATGAGTCTATGAAAGAAGGGCACACGAAATATACCGCTTCTGGCGGACTTCTTTCTCTGAAGAAAGCAATCGCAAACAAACTAAAGCAAGATCAGGGATTAACGTATGAGCCTTCTGAGATCATCGTAAGTACAGGAGCAAAACATTCGTTGTACTCTTTATTCCAAGCCATTTTAGATGAAGGTGACGAGGTGATCATCCCGATTCCTTATTGGGTGAGCTACCCTGAACAAGTTAAGTTGGCTGATGGGACACCTGTTTATCTTGAAGGTAAAG is from Fictibacillus sp. b24 and encodes:
- a CDS encoding cyanophycinase encodes the protein MNKKWMAATLSLALGLTLSTSSVSFAKKRDDIQGNLVIAGGALGSSNKAVYNEFIQLAGGKKDAKIGIIPAASSSLKSSLSFKKDLVSYGVDEEQIEIVPLANRDFSGTPEDESKWRKNANSDRIADGIEDLSAIWFVGGDQLRITDTLVKPNGDQTKALEAIWKVYREGGVIGGTSAGAAIMSDVMITGGDSLGALNNEFVTKDKAGSSEEYEPVYLEKGLGFFKYGIVDQHFDERARLGRLVMTALKEKATGQYAYGVDEDTALVVNNKEKTVKVVGRSGVSVIDVSKAKVIDSKKAHFKDVYISHLVSGDQQNVSTKEFIVSDHKDVTNGYEYYEFKPLDATGVFTSYGRLKEYIAYSLVDNATTNAVKSYLYDSAGDGFQVVFRKTENTKGYWGYKDGQKDDYSFTNVAFDVEPKKVSFTENKNAFSAYKPSEFIAPVIDRSQPVKGKLLIAGGSLGSSNADVYEKFINLAKQKEDSRVGIIPAASSSLASSKTFKEDLVRYGMHAEHIEILPLSITNDKKTPEDESKWADLNKNSEALAQKIEQLDAVWFVGGDQTKITASLLNEDGSNSKALDAIWETYRNGAVLGGTSAGAAIMSDVMIAGGGSYDTLAAGFTETYDGMLQQEGGPGYLERGLGFFEYGIVDQHFDNKARLGRLIAVSDEKGDPGKLSYGIDEDTALVVYNEEKKAEVVGRGGVTLVDLSKQVKSPDLGQSQFKNIKLSWINQGDELDLATKKISINDSKDSTTGYEYYDHKVPPHSGVLSAHGVLNKFISYNLVDNAGAESVKSYSFNDGKGFELNFRKTAETEGYWGYTDGQKDDYSFINVSLDITPVNVKID
- a CDS encoding DUF5590 domain-containing protein encodes the protein MGKKWILVIIGILLLASWQAYYLYNGVQAKPAKKEAEAVDIAKREKNLVSITNVEHFFKNETYYVVEGKNENGTDMVVWVGKDKEVTSEIAKKGLSEKQILDFVKTNYDAKEIIDSRLGMEDGIPLWEVVYYDDQGRYTYYYGYFETGKRYEIYRLKEAEQ
- a CDS encoding YpmA family protein; translated protein: MESKIEVLSTLKVDKSSDLYKVVSELNKTLKHQDLMFGLALDDENKNKMIFTIYRT
- a CDS encoding AAA family ATPase; translation: MFEKFNFDLIYRERDNLTSLVVMMCGVAGSGKTTFAQQLEKEGFVRLSIDEEIWATNGRYGIDYPLEKIEDFKKDAERKLRNRLIELIHEKQHVVIDFSFWDRDRRNLYKQIIEKAGGKWKLVYLNVHPDDLRERLKIRSQRFDANSFPITEETLISYLKGFETPKGEGEIVIEN